The following are encoded together in the Eulemur rufifrons isolate Redbay chromosome 28, OSU_ERuf_1, whole genome shotgun sequence genome:
- the CHCHD1 gene encoding small ribosomal subunit protein mS37, whose amino-acid sequence MATPSLRGRLARLGNPRKPVLKPNKPLILANRVGERRREKGEATCITEMSVMMACWKQNEFRDDACRKEIQSFFDCASRAQEARRMRSIQETLGESGSLPPKKLNKLLQRFPNKSHLS is encoded by the exons ATGGCGACGCCCAGCCTGCGGGGTCGTCTGGCGCGCCTTGGGAACCCGCGGAAGCCTGTACTGAAGCCCAACAAACCCCTCATCCTAGCTAACCGCGTCGGGGAGCGGCGCCGGGAGAAGGGCG AGGCGACCTGCATAACGGAGATGTCGGTGATGATGGCTTGCTGGAAGCAGAATGAATTCCGCGATGATGCGTGCAGAAAAGAGATCCAGAGCTTCTTCGATTGTGCTTCGAGGGCTCAG gaAGCCCGAAGGATGAGATCAATCCAGGAGACCCTGGGAGAGTCTGGGAGTTTACCTCCCAAGAAATTGAATAAGTTGTTACAGAGGTTTCCTAACAAATCTCACCTCAGCTGA